A single genomic interval of Armigeres subalbatus isolate Guangzhou_Male chromosome 1, GZ_Asu_2, whole genome shotgun sequence harbors:
- the LOC134210010 gene encoding pre-mRNA-processing factor 17, translated as MLSLQAYASGSGSSDGSSDDDSETEQRQAVGSKAVVPTDDEMAHLKPIKDQSMSVAKSLQVCAAPIVVPTEQADVSRMLAPSISELHYNPRYEELFAPVAGPANPFLTEQMKAPKNTITGFVEKAHISDFQFDNQRKTFHSFGYALDPSVDTSQAGSDAGPSYVGHLQAAYDTDGKTVFESSKPNRNGDKRKRVKNANPEDVEGFLGPWGKFEDEETVSRPSEQERAEIEEMMAKKQRRNRVTEDKPIEEKSVLHIKDSVDYQGRSFLHPPHDSGVNLRKSSAPDRCFLPKAHIHTWTGHTKGISAIRWFPVSAHLLLSCSMDARIKIWEVYNERRCVRTYSGHRQAVRDVSFNNRGDRFVSAGYDRYLKLWDTETGDVISRFSSRKIPFCVKFHPDFNKQHLFVAGTSDKKIICWDTRSGDIVQEYDRHLGAVNTITFVDENRRFVTTSDDKSLRVWEWDIPVDMKYIADPTMHSMPAVTLSPNGKWLACQSLDNKIVIFSAINRFKMNRKKTFTGHMVSGYACNLDFSPDMSYLVSGDGDGKCYIWDWKTTKLYKKWQAHENVCIATLWHPHEASKLVTAGWDGVIKYWD; from the exons ATGTTGAGTCTTCAAGCGTACGCTAGCGGAAGTGGCAGTAGTGATGGAAGCAGTGATGACGATTCGGAAACCGAACAGCGTCAGGCGGTTGGCAGCAAAGCAGTTGTTCCAACCGATGATGAAATGGCGCATCTGAAGCCCATCAAGGATCAATCTATGTCCGTGGCAAAGTCGTTGCAAGTCTGTGCAGCACCGATAGTCGTTCCTACG GAACAAGCGGATGTTTCGCGAATGTTGGCTCCCAGTATTAGTGAATTGCACTACAATCCTCGGTACGAAGAATTGTTTGCTCCAGTAGCAGGTCCAGCTAACCCCTTCCTAACGGAACAGATGAAAGCCCCAAAAAACACCATAACAGGCTTCGTCGAAAAGGCGCACATCAGCGATTTCCAGTTCGATAATCAGCGGAAAACATTCCACAGCTTTGGGTACGCATTGGACCCATCGGTGGATACGAGCCAGGCCGGTTCAGATGCAGGGCCAAGCTATGTGGGACATTTGCAAGCGGCCTACGACACCGATGGCAAAACGGTCTTCGAGTCGAGCAAACCCAATCGAAACGGCGACAAGCGGAAGCGTGTCAAGAATGCCAATCCGGAAGATGTAGAAGGCTTCTTGGGACCATGGGGAAAGTTTGAAGACGAGGAAACGGTTTCGCGTCCCAGCGAACAAGAACGTGCCGAGATCGAAGAGATGATGGCCAAAAAGCAACGAAGGAATCGTGTCACGGAAGATAAACCGATCGAGGAGAAGTCCGTTCTGCATATTAAGGATTCGGTCGATTATCAGGGTCGGTCATTCTTACATCCGCCACATGATTCTGGGGTTAACTTACGCAAAAGCAGTGCCCCGGATCGGTGTTTTCTGCCGAAGGCTCACATTCATACGTGGACCGGGCATACAAAGGGCATTTCTGCCATCCGGTGGTTCCCTGTGTCGGCTCATTTGCTCCTGTCATGCAGTATGGATGCGCGCATCAAAATCTGGGAAGTGTATAACGAGCGAAGATGTGTTCGGACTTATTCGGGCCATAGACAAGCTGTTCGTGACGTCAGTTTCAACAATCGAGGCGACCGGTTTGTTTCTGCCGGATACGATCGTTACCTAAAGCTGTGGGATACAGAAACCGGAGATGTGATATCACGGTTTAGCTCTCGTAAGATTCCGTTCTGCGTCAAGTTTCATCCCGATTTCAATAAGCAACATTTGTTCGTGGCCGGAACGTCTGATAAAAAGATCATTTGT TGGGATACACGCAGTGGCGATATCGTACAGGAGTACGATCGACATCTGGGTGCCGTCAACACTATCACCTTCGTCGATGAGAACCGTCGATTCGTCACCACCTCGGACGATAAGAGTTTACGAGTATGGGAGTGGGACATTCCAGTGGATATGAAATACATTGCGGATCCCACGATGCACTCGATGCCGGCGGTCACCCTATCACCGAACGGAAAGTGGCTCGCCTGTCAGAGCCTGGACAACAAGATCGTCATCTTCTCGGCCATTAATCGGTTCAAGATGAATCGAAAGAAGACCTTTACCGGACATATGGTATCCGGCTATGCCTGCAATTTGGACTTTTCTCCTGATATGAG TTACTTGGTGTCTGGCGATGGCGATGGGAAATGCTACATTTGGGACTGGAAGACGACCAAGCTGTACAAGAAGTGGCAAGCGCACGAAAACGTTTGTATTGCGACGCTGTGGCATCCACACGAAGCAAGTAAGCTTGTGACGGCTGGTTGGGATGGAGTTATCAAGTACTGGGACTAA